One region of Ananas comosus cultivar F153 linkage group 9, ASM154086v1, whole genome shotgun sequence genomic DNA includes:
- the LOC109715152 gene encoding probable GTP-binding protein OBGC2 isoform X1: MPLLLYPPSAPIPLQLRKGFSPESLQCRPLLFSTNSGKQWYYRSKNVTRLTVNCGVSSLKEPPVSNPAALAKEAHKYFDQAVITIRAGDSGHGAILSMPNQKINTKSQGQHEKEKRIKSSYKRDSDGSLILPMGGHGGDVVLYADEDLESLLEFHKKRRYSVKRGGNVDAMGALTSQLHEGFAAPALRIPVPVGFASVRCLTTRMTL; the protein is encoded by the exons ATGCCTCTTCTTCTCTATCCTCCTTCTGCCCCCATTCCTCTTCAGCTGCGCAAAGGCTTCTCTCCAGAATCCCTGCAGTGCAGACCTCTGCTCTTCTCCACCAACAG CGGTAAACAATGGTATTACAGATCAAAGAACGTAACGCGCCTCACGGTTAATTGTGGAGTTTCTAGTCTTAAAGAGCCTCCTGTGAGCAATCCTGCTGCACTAGCAAAGGAAGCTCACAAGTATTTTGACCAGGCTGTTATCACTATTCGCGCTGGAGACAGCGGCCATGGTGCAATCCTCAGCATGCCGAACCAGAAAATCAATACAAAGTCGCAAGGGCAACacgaaaaggagaaaagaatcAAAAGTTCATATAAGAGGGATTCAGACGGCTCGCTTATCCTCCCGATGGGTGGACATGGGGGCGATGTTGTTCTTTATGCAGACGAGGACCTAGAATCTCTTCTGGAATTTCACAAGAAGAGGCGTTATAGTGTGAAGCGAGGAGGGAATGTAGATGCCATGGGCGCTTTGACCTCCCAACTGCATGAAGGATTTGCCGCACCAGCACTACGAATACCTGTGCCTGTAG GTTTTGCAAGTGTGAGATGCCTTACAACCCGGATGACCTTATGA
- the LOC109715152 gene encoding probable GTP-binding protein OBGC2 isoform X5, whose amino-acid sequence MPLLLYPPSAPIPLQLRKGFSPESLQCRPLLFSTNSGKQWYYRSKNVTRLTVNCGVSSLKEPPVSNPAALAKEAHKYFDQAVITIRAGDSGHGAILSMPNQKINTKSQGQHEKEKRIKSSYKRDSDGSLILPMGGHGGDVVLYADEDLESLLEFHKKRRYSVKRGGNVDAMGALTSQLHEGFAAPALRIPVPVG is encoded by the exons ATGCCTCTTCTTCTCTATCCTCCTTCTGCCCCCATTCCTCTTCAGCTGCGCAAAGGCTTCTCTCCAGAATCCCTGCAGTGCAGACCTCTGCTCTTCTCCACCAACAG CGGTAAACAATGGTATTACAGATCAAAGAACGTAACGCGCCTCACGGTTAATTGTGGAGTTTCTAGTCTTAAAGAGCCTCCTGTGAGCAATCCTGCTGCACTAGCAAAGGAAGCTCACAAGTATTTTGACCAGGCTGTTATCACTATTCGCGCTGGAGACAGCGGCCATGGTGCAATCCTCAGCATGCCGAACCAGAAAATCAATACAAAGTCGCAAGGGCAACacgaaaaggagaaaagaatcAAAAGTTCATATAAGAGGGATTCAGACGGCTCGCTTATCCTCCCGATGGGTGGACATGGGGGCGATGTTGTTCTTTATGCAGACGAGGACCTAGAATCTCTTCTGGAATTTCACAAGAAGAGGCGTTATAGTGTGAAGCGAGGAGGGAATGTAGATGCCATGGGCGCTTTGACCTCCCAACTGCATGAAGGATTTGCCGCACCAGCACTACGAATACCTGTGCCTGTAG GTTGA
- the LOC109715152 gene encoding probable GTP-binding protein OBGC2 isoform X4: MPLLLYPPSAPIPLQLRKGFSPESLQCRPLLFSTNSGKQWYYRSKNVTRLTVNCGVSSLKEPPVSNPAALAKEAHKYFDQAVITIRAGDSGHGAILSMPNQKINTKSQGQHEKEKRIKSSYKRDSDGSLILPMGGHGGDVVLYADEDLESLLEFHKKRRYSVKRGGNVDAMGALTSQLHEGFAAPALRIPVPVLQV, encoded by the exons ATGCCTCTTCTTCTCTATCCTCCTTCTGCCCCCATTCCTCTTCAGCTGCGCAAAGGCTTCTCTCCAGAATCCCTGCAGTGCAGACCTCTGCTCTTCTCCACCAACAG CGGTAAACAATGGTATTACAGATCAAAGAACGTAACGCGCCTCACGGTTAATTGTGGAGTTTCTAGTCTTAAAGAGCCTCCTGTGAGCAATCCTGCTGCACTAGCAAAGGAAGCTCACAAGTATTTTGACCAGGCTGTTATCACTATTCGCGCTGGAGACAGCGGCCATGGTGCAATCCTCAGCATGCCGAACCAGAAAATCAATACAAAGTCGCAAGGGCAACacgaaaaggagaaaagaatcAAAAGTTCATATAAGAGGGATTCAGACGGCTCGCTTATCCTCCCGATGGGTGGACATGGGGGCGATGTTGTTCTTTATGCAGACGAGGACCTAGAATCTCTTCTGGAATTTCACAAGAAGAGGCGTTATAGTGTGAAGCGAGGAGGGAATGTAGATGCCATGGGCGCTTTGACCTCCCAACTGCATGAAGGATTTGCCGCACCAGCACTACGAATACCTGTGCCT GTTTTGCAAGTGTGA
- the LOC109715152 gene encoding probable GTP-binding protein OBGC2 isoform X6, whose translation MPLLLYPPSAPIPLQLRKGFSPESLQCRPLLFSTNSGKQWYYRSKNVTRLTVNCGVSSLKEPPVSNPAALAKEAHKYFDQAVITIRAGDSGHGAILSMPNQKINTKSQGQHEKEKRIKSSYKRDSDGSLILPMGGHGGDVVLYADEDLESLLEFHKKRRYSVKRGGNVDAMGALTSQLHEGFAAPALRIPVPVD comes from the exons ATGCCTCTTCTTCTCTATCCTCCTTCTGCCCCCATTCCTCTTCAGCTGCGCAAAGGCTTCTCTCCAGAATCCCTGCAGTGCAGACCTCTGCTCTTCTCCACCAACAG CGGTAAACAATGGTATTACAGATCAAAGAACGTAACGCGCCTCACGGTTAATTGTGGAGTTTCTAGTCTTAAAGAGCCTCCTGTGAGCAATCCTGCTGCACTAGCAAAGGAAGCTCACAAGTATTTTGACCAGGCTGTTATCACTATTCGCGCTGGAGACAGCGGCCATGGTGCAATCCTCAGCATGCCGAACCAGAAAATCAATACAAAGTCGCAAGGGCAACacgaaaaggagaaaagaatcAAAAGTTCATATAAGAGGGATTCAGACGGCTCGCTTATCCTCCCGATGGGTGGACATGGGGGCGATGTTGTTCTTTATGCAGACGAGGACCTAGAATCTCTTCTGGAATTTCACAAGAAGAGGCGTTATAGTGTGAAGCGAGGAGGGAATGTAGATGCCATGGGCGCTTTGACCTCCCAACTGCATGAAGGATTTGCCGCACCAGCACTACGAATACCTGTGCCT GTTGATTAG